One stretch of Halichoerus grypus chromosome 10, mHalGry1.hap1.1, whole genome shotgun sequence DNA includes these proteins:
- the PSMA7 gene encoding proteasome subunit alpha type-7, with product MSYDRAITVFSPDGHLFQVEYAQEAVKKGSTAVGVRGKDIVVLGVEKKSVAKLQDERTVRKICALDDNVCMAFAGLTADARIVINRARVECQSHRLTVEDPVTVEYITRYIASLKQRYTQSNGRRPFGISALIVGFDFDGTPRLYQTDPSGTYHAWKANAIGRGAKSVREFLEKNYTDEAIETDDLTIKLVIKALLEVVQSGGKNIELAVMRRDQPLKILNPEEIEKYVAEIEKEKEENEKKKQKKAS from the exons ATGAGCTACGACCGCGCCATCACCGTCTTCTCGCCCGACGGCCACCTCTTCCAAGTGGAGTACGCGCAGGAGGCCGTGAAGAAGGGCTCGACCGCG GTTGGCGTGCGGGGAAAGGACATTGTTGTTCTGGGCGTAGAGAAGAAGTCAGTGGCCAAGCTGCAGGATGAGAGAACTGTGCGCAAGATCTGCGCGTTGGATGACAACGTCTGCATGGCATTCGCAG GGCTCACCGCTGACGCGCGGATAGTCATCAACAGGGCCCGGGTGGAGTGCCAGAGCCACCGGCTGACAGTGGAGGACCCAGTCACCGTGGAGTATATCACCCGCTACATCGCCAGTCTGAAGCAG CGCTATACACAGAGCAACGGGCGCAGGCCGTTTGGCATCTCTGCCCTTATTGTGGGTTTCGACTTTGATGGCACCCCCAGACTCTATCAGACTGACCCCTCAGGGACATACCACGCCTGGAAG GCCAATGCCATAGGCCGGGGCGCCAAGTCAGTGCGTGAATTTCTGGAGAAGAATTACACTGATGAAGCCATTGAGACGGACGACCTGACCATTAAGCTGGTTATCAAGGCCCTCCTGGAA GTGGTCCAGTCTGGCGGCAAAAACATCGAACTGGCTGTCATGAGGCGAGATCAGCCCCTCAAG ATTTTAAATcctgaagaaattgaaaaatatgttgctgagattgaaaaagagaaagaagaaaacgaaaagaagaaacaaaagaaagcatcATGA